Proteins encoded within one genomic window of Actinomycetota bacterium:
- the tsf gene encoding translation elongation factor Ts yields the protein MAVSAKEVKELREVTGAGMMDCKKALAECEGNHEEAVKLLRTKGLADAAKRSGRAANEGLVDSYIHMGGKIGVLVEVNSETDFVAMNDDFKTFVHDIAMHIAAAAPKYISREDVPADVVEAEMAIYKDQARATGKPDNILEKIAAGKLDKYYEQVCLLEQPFVRDDKLTIEQLLGEIVGKIGENIGIRRFVRFELGKDS from the coding sequence GTGGCAGTTAGCGCCAAGGAAGTAAAGGAACTCCGCGAGGTGACTGGAGCGGGCATGATGGACTGCAAGAAGGCCCTCGCCGAATGTGAAGGCAACCATGAGGAAGCAGTCAAACTGCTCCGCACCAAAGGCCTGGCGGATGCCGCCAAGCGAAGCGGCCGTGCCGCCAATGAGGGGCTGGTCGACAGCTACATCCACATGGGCGGCAAGATCGGCGTCCTGGTAGAGGTTAATTCCGAGACCGATTTCGTTGCCATGAATGATGACTTCAAGACCTTCGTCCATGACATAGCCATGCATATCGCTGCCGCGGCTCCCAAATATATAAGCCGCGAAGACGTTCCTGCTGACGTCGTCGAAGCCGAGATGGCGATCTACAAGGACCAGGCCAGGGCGACCGGCAAGCCGGACAACATCCTCGAAAAGATCGCCGCCGGCAAGCTCGACAAATATTACGAGCAGGTCTGCCTGCTTGAGCAGCCGTTCGTCAGGGATGACAAACTGACGATCGAACAGCTCCTCGGAGAGATCGTCGGCAAGATCGGCGAGAACATCGGCATCAGGCGCTTCGTTCGCTTCGAGCTGGGCAAGGACAGTTGA